In the genome of Arachis hypogaea cultivar Tifrunner chromosome 9, arahy.Tifrunner.gnm2.J5K5, whole genome shotgun sequence, the window CGTTGACccttcttattattattgttcttccCTGAACCGCCACTTTTTCCAAAACCGCCACAGAATCCACAGCCAGATAACTTTGGAGACGGAGGGTCTACCGCCGCCGGCTCTTGTTTTCTGGTGCGAAATCCAGCAGCGTTGGTTTTAATCGATAAGCCATGGTCTTTTTTATTATGATCTTGATCTTGATCTTGTTCTTGT includes:
- the LOC112709794 gene encoding uncharacterized protein At1g15400, whose protein sequence is MDMGGLQRSAVSFRRQGSSGLVWDDKLVSGELNKINKQEQDQDQDHNKKDHGLSIKTNAAGFRTRKQEPAAVDPPSPKLSGCGFCGGFGKSGGSGKNNNNKKGQRSKPLNNKKGQRSR